The Magnetococcus marinus MC-1 genome contains the following window.
CACCACAGGCCAATGCCTTTGCAGAGTCCTTCATCGGCACGTTAAAACGCGAGTGCCTGAACTATTTTGTCTGCTTCAGCCGGTCACAGTTAAACCATATTCTCTCTACCTGGCTCGACCATTATAACCATGATCGCCCACACCGTGGTGCTGGCCGCGACAACAACGTGCTGGACGTTAATTTCAAAGCTGCCCGCGATGGTCCCATCAAATGCAAAGAAAAGCTTGGAGGAATCATCAAATCTTACTATCGGGAGGCTGCATAGAGCCCATTCCTACCGCTCACCAAAAAGTGTACCATACGCTTGTATTATAAACTGAAAGCAGTGTGTACACATTTTGGCACCCCTCAACCCTACCCCGACCTACACTACGAGGCTCGGTAATTTGGACAGGTTGCTAACGCTTGGAATCATTGCAGAATTTTGGTACAAAAAAAGCCACTCTTGCGAGTGGCTTATAGAGAGAAATCTATAACGATTTCTTATGGTTGACCAAACGCCACCCTTTAGCAAACCTTCTCCGCCTATTTTTTTAGGCATTTTTGGTAAGCGTCCATTTCTCCCCAGGATTCAGTTTGTTTTGAAGGTGTGTCAAGCTTTCTGAGATACAAATTTTCAGGAGGCTAAAATGACGGACAAATCAATCGACGGATCTGGGTTGAGCGAGAAGCAGCAGTACTGGCTTGCTCATTTGCATACTTGCCGTTTGGAAGCTGGTACCATTAAGGGGTATGCCGAAGCCAATGGTCTGAGCCTTCCATCGTTGTACTTTTGGAAGCGCAAGCTGACGCAAATGGGGTTTCTAGAAGAGTCAGGATCGGGCAAGCGACGTTTTCAGCGATTGGAATTGAGTTCGACGTCTCCAGCAGGGGTCTGCCGGATTCAGTTCCCAAATGGTATGACGGTGGAGTGGTCAGGGAATGGTGGCGAGAGCTTGCTCTCTGTCCTGCGATCTGTGGCAGCCTTGTGATGATGCGCCCATCGCCGGATATTTCTGTCGTCCATCTCTGTTTGGAGCCGGTGGATTTCAGGAAGGGGATCAACGGACTGGCTGCATTGGTGGAGGCAGAACTGGAATTGAATCCCTTTGATGAGGCTCTGTTCGTGTTTCGCAATCGATCATTGGACAAGGTGAAAATCCTTTATTGGGAACAGAATGGGTTCTGTCTGTGGCAAAAGCGGCTGGAAAAGGACCGATTTCACTGGTTGCGTCAGGGAGGTACCGCCGAAATCCAGATCACGGGGCGGCAGCTGAATTGGCTACTTGATGGCTACAACCTAGCGGCAATGAAGGGCCACAATAAACTGCATTTTTCTTCGATTGTATAGAGAGTTAAGGTGGTTTTTTTGGTATAATTCCGGGTATGAAAACGCTACCAAAGACACTCCCTGATGACCCTGCCGCTTTGCGGGAAATAATACTTTCCTTGCAGGCTGAAAATGTCTTTTTACAGGACAAAAGCAAGCGTATGGAGCATGAAGCCCAGCTTCTGAGGGAGAAGCTGAATATTCTCATTGCCAAGCGGTTTGGGCGTTCCAGTGAGAAGAGCGATCCCCGCCAGTTGGGTCTGTTCGATGAGGCAGAAGTGACGGCTGCCGAGGAACCTGAAGAGGATGCCGAAGAGATCCAGGTTCCTGCCCATAGCCGCAAAGCGAAGTCCAAAGGACGCAAGCCGTTACCAGAGTGGTTGCCTCGGGTAGATATCCTTCATGAGCTGCCTGAGTCGGCATTGGTTTGTGGCCTGGATGGTCACCATTTGGTCGAGATTGGCCGTGAGACCAGCGAGCAACTGGATATTATTCCGGCCAAGGTGCAGGTGTTGCGGCACATCCAGATCAAATATGGCTGTCCTCATTGCAAACAGGGCGTGAAGACGGCCCCTGCACCCAAACGTCCCATTCCCAAGGCGTTGGCTACAGCTGCTCTATTGGCCCATGTGGCGGTATCCAAGTATGCCGATGGGTTACCGCTCTATCGACAGGGCTCCATTCTGACCCGTGCAGGGATTGCTGTCTGTCGAACCACGCTGGCCAATTGGATGATCCAGTGCGGCCAACTGGTGCAGCCGTTGATCAATCTGATGCGGGACAAGATGCTGGATTACGATATCCTGCAGATGGATGAAACAACGGTTCAAGTGCTTAAGGAAAAAGATAAAGTTGCAGCCAGTAACTCCTATATGTGGGTACAGCGAGGTGGTCCTCCGGGTAGTCCGGTGATTTTGTTTGATTACGATCCCACACGCGGTGCCGAGGTTCCGAAACGGCTGTTGGCGGGCTATAAAGGCTGGCTGCAAACGGATGGGTATGCAGGTTATCTGGGTGTGGGTGCGCAGGAAGATGTGATCCTGATGGGGTGTTTTGCGCATGCCCGTCGTCAATTTGACGAGGCGATCAAAGCGTTGGGAAAATCCAAAAAAGGCAAGATGGGCAAGGCTGGGCAGGCACTGTCGCTGATCCGGAAACTGTACGCAGTGGAAAAAGATCTGCGTGAGGAAGAGGCTACTCCAGAGCGACGTTACAAGGTGCGCCAGGAGCGTTCCCGCCCCATTATCGATGAGTTAAAAACCTGGCTGGAAGATAATCGAGCAGGGGTGTTACCGAAAAGCAAACTCGGCGAAGCGATGGGATATCTGACCAATCAGTGGTCCTCTCTGATTCGATATTTGGATGATGGACGCCTGGAAATTGACAACAATAGAGCCGAGAATGCCATTCGCCCCTTTGTGATTGGCAGGAAAAATTGGCTCTTCAGCAACTCTGTTCGAGGTGCAAGGGCCTCGGCAAACCTCTACAGTTTGATCGAAACGGCCAAAGCCAATGGTTGGGAGCCCTTCGAGTATTTTACAAAGGTCTTTGAGGGCCTCGCCACAGCGCAAACCGTGGATGAGTTCGACCTGTTGCTCCCGTGGAATTTGAAATCTGCTGCTGAACCGACAGGGTAGTTGATGGGGAGAAATGGGCGCTTACAAATCTTTGGGTCTTAAGCGTTTGCTGGGAACAAAACATACGCGTTACCGCGATTTGGTCTTGGCACTTATTGCCCAGAGAGTGCTTCAACCTGCATCCAAACTGGCCTCGCACCGGCTGTTCAACACGACCACCTTGGGGCAGGAGT
Protein-coding sequences here:
- the tnpA gene encoding IS66 family insertion sequence element accessory protein TnpA; translated protein: MTDKSIDGSGLSEKQQYWLAHLHTCRLEAGTIKGYAEANGLSLPSLYFWKRKLTQMGFLEESGSGKRRFQRLELSSTSPAGVCRIQFPNGMTVEWSGNGGESLLSVLRSVAAL
- the tnpB gene encoding IS66 family insertion sequence element accessory protein TnpB (TnpB, as the term is used for proteins encoded by IS66 family insertion elements, is considered an accessory protein, since TnpC, encoded by a neighboring gene, is a DDE family transposase.), which produces MMRPSPDISVVHLCLEPVDFRKGINGLAALVEAELELNPFDEALFVFRNRSLDKVKILYWEQNGFCLWQKRLEKDRFHWLRQGGTAEIQITGRQLNWLLDGYNLAAMKGHNKLHFSSIV
- the tnpC gene encoding IS66 family transposase, giving the protein MKTLPKTLPDDPAALREIILSLQAENVFLQDKSKRMEHEAQLLREKLNILIAKRFGRSSEKSDPRQLGLFDEAEVTAAEEPEEDAEEIQVPAHSRKAKSKGRKPLPEWLPRVDILHELPESALVCGLDGHHLVEIGRETSEQLDIIPAKVQVLRHIQIKYGCPHCKQGVKTAPAPKRPIPKALATAALLAHVAVSKYADGLPLYRQGSILTRAGIAVCRTTLANWMIQCGQLVQPLINLMRDKMLDYDILQMDETTVQVLKEKDKVAASNSYMWVQRGGPPGSPVILFDYDPTRGAEVPKRLLAGYKGWLQTDGYAGYLGVGAQEDVILMGCFAHARRQFDEAIKALGKSKKGKMGKAGQALSLIRKLYAVEKDLREEEATPERRYKVRQERSRPIIDELKTWLEDNRAGVLPKSKLGEAMGYLTNQWSSLIRYLDDGRLEIDNNRAENAIRPFVIGRKNWLFSNSVRGARASANLYSLIETAKANGWEPFEYFTKVFEGLATAQTVDEFDLLLPWNLKSAAEPTG